Below is a window of Tolypothrix bouteillei VB521301 DNA.
TTCATCGTAATATACTCCATTTTCCCTTGCCCATACCTTCTGCATAAATTCTGCATTAGCAACTGGTTCCCAAACCTCATATGCCAATTTTTTTAAAGCATGAGTCCAAAAGTCTGCCCACATATAGCAATCGGACATCAGTGTCTGATATTGTGTAATATAACTCTCATTTTGTAGTGTAGAATGAGTATTATAAAATTGTTTTATATATGTAGAATAGTTAGTAGTAAGACGAATTAGACGCATAAGTTTTAAAATTTTAGATTTTTATACAAAACGTCATGATGAGATAGCTCTGCTACTGGCTCATAAAGCTGTTTTAAAAATGAATCTATCTCATCTCTGTAACGCGCTTCTACCAGCATCCACGCTGGTCTATACTTGTCAAAATCAATACCTTGAAGAACACTCAGTTCAAAACCTTCAACGTCCAAAGAGAGAAAATCTATTTTTTCAATGATATGTTGCTCAAGAATTGAATTGAGTGTTCTAGCAGGTACTTGAACTTCATAGCTTTCAATGTCCTGAAGTTCACAACCTCTTCTAATATGTTCTATCTCTTTTTCTTCTGACTTCATAGCTCCTTTAACAAGAGACATAAGATTAGAATATCGCATTTCAATATAATTACTTTCATAATCAAAATGCACAAGAGCACAATTTTCTATGATACATTTTGGTCGATTAATCTTACATCTGTATGCTAGTTCAGCAATTGGCTCAATTAAAAGCCCTTTCCAATTTTGATTTTTTTCAAAATACAAAGTATTACTCTGATTAATTCCATCATTAGCACCTGCTTCAATAAAGAAGCCGTGCTTATAATTTAAATACTTTTTAAGTTTCAAATCTAATTGATTTAGAGAAAAGGATTTGGCACTAGTTATCGAGTTATATCTGTTCTTAACTTTTTTCAAAATATTCATTTTGTTACCTATTCTAATTTATAGAATGTGACTGATTTTTCCACTTAGCAGGATTACCATAGGCAATTGATTCTTCTGGAATAGAGGAAGTTACAATAGCTCCTAATCCAACGATTGTTTTGTCACCAAGAGTAACTCCTTTAAGAATCGCTGCTCTCTTGCCAATCCAGCAATCATTACCTATCACTATAGGTTTAGATATGGGAGAAGGCTCACCTAATATAGTATGTAAAGGGCTTTGTGTAATTGCGTGACGCCTTTCCCTCCAATCTGTACAATGTGTGTTGGTGTCAAAAATATCTACTTCATAGGAAATTAATGTGTAGTCTCCAATTAGCACCGAGCGATCGCATCGAATCTGAGTACCTTGGTTAATAAATGTCTTTTGACCAATTGTGACTTTTCCTCCATTTTGGGCTAGTATAGAACACCGGATTCGCGAAGCTTGACCTATCTCAATACTGGCATTTATAAGATGTATATTTTGCGGAAACGGATTAATCTGTTCTATTAAAACTTGTTTATGAACTTGAAATATAGAGGTTTTTTCTAAATAAATAGTTACTCCTTTTAAAATTGAATTATCACCAATAGCTAGCTCTGAATTATCACTCATATAAATCGAGCAATTTGATAAGGTAACATTGCTTCCTATTGTAAATTTTGTGGATTTTGAAATCTCTATAATTACCTCACCTTGCAAATTTAAATTCTTATTCTTAATATCTATATTATGAGATTTTAAATATAATTTTAAATGATAATATTTAATCGTTTTTTTCCATTGGCTAAATTTCATTTTAATAAAAAAGAACATTTTGTGAAGCATAGTTCCTTTAAAAATTTTGAAGAGAGCATTTTTATAACAAGAGTATTTTATAATTGGCCAGACAAATACCTTGAGATGAATTTGGTAATTTACCTGTGCCATAATAGTCGCCTTGTTCCACATTAATAGTACCAGCATCCTGAATCCAATCAGAGATAGTTCCACTAACTGTACAGTAAATTGTCACTGTATAACGTCCTTGTACTATTGGTAATTTATAAATATCAATAGCCATTTTTCCTAAACCAGGAGGAATATTTGGAAATGTATAATTGGTGAGTTCATTACTAAAAAAAATTATTCGATTACCAAAGTTATCGTTTAACCCAATTGCGAAGTAGACATTTGATAGTTCAAAGTTTTGAAAATTTTCATATTCAAATACAATTCTTACAGTTTGACCGCTATAAAAAGAGTTTATACTATTTCCAAATTCATCATATAAAAATATAGACGTAAAACGAATATCCCCAGTACCGTGTCGATCCTTTCGTTCTGATAAAGGTGTTTGCATGAGATTTGAAGTTTCAGCTAAGTATTTAGTCACAACTACGTCTGTCTTATCATTAAAAATCACTTCTCCACGTTTTAGTAAAATGGCACGTTGGCATAGATTTTGTAAAGCTGCCATCTGATGACTTACAAACAAGATAGTTCTACCATCTTTGCTTACAGATTCCATCTTGCCCAAACACTTTTTTTGAAAAGCTGCGTCTCCAACAGCCAAAACTTCGTCTACAATTAAAATTTCTGGTTCAAGATATGCAGCTACAGAAAAAGCAAGACGGACATACATTCCTGAAGAATAACGTTTAACTGGAGTATCTAAAAATTTTTCGACTTCTGAAAATGCTACAATTTCATCAAATTTTCTTTGAATCTCATTTTTAGACATTCCTAGAATTGCACCATTAAGAAAAATATTTTCTCTTCCTGTTAATTCTGGATGAAATCCCGTCCCAACTTCTAATAAACTTGCTACCCGTCCTTTAATAGAAATTTTTCCTGTACTCTGCTCTACAATTCGGCTTAAGATTTTTAATAGTGTTGATTTGCCTGCGCCATTTCTTCCAATTATTCCTACTCTATCACCTTGCTTAATCTCAAAAGAGACATTTTTCAAGGCCCAGAACTCTTCTTTAGTAGAATTTTGGATTTGCTCTTTGTTTTTTTGAAATGGGTTAAATAAAGTCTTAGTACGATGAATTATGACATCACGTAGGGCTGTATAGCGCTCTTGCTGTTGATGATTAATTATGTATTTTTTACCAAGATTTTCAACTTTAATAACTATATCTGACACCTCTTACACTCCCGCCTGAATTACTGTGCTTTGCATACATTTTATTGATTGCAGTTCCCAGAAATCAATTGTTTTCTAATTAATAGAATCAGATCCCCCTCTTACCGATAATTTCTGTAGATACCCCAACTGTAATGGAATAATCTGGAAAAATTTTGTAACCAATCAAACATATTCACCGATATCAATGCCAACATAGGTAAGTGTTTGATTTCTAATTGGTATTGTAGAATTAATGTTACATAAATTTCATTTATATTTTATGCATTTTTTAAGCTAAGAAAATTATCTGATATCTATTATTATCCCGTTTAAATCACATCTGCAAAAGTTCTTTCCATCTTACGAAAATACCAAATACCACTTAAGAGAAGTAAAGCAACTAGTCCCAAAGATAATATAAAGCCTGGAAGAAACAAATGTCTCTCTCCCCCTAAAACCGCCCAACGAAATCCATCAATTACCCCTACCATTGGATTTAATGAATAGAGTAATCGCCAATTCTCAGGAACAATGCTACTGCTAAATCCTACTGGAGAAATATACAAACCAAATTGCACAATAAAGGGAACAACAAAGCGAAAATCTCGATACTGAACATTTAAAGATGCTAACCACAATCCTGCTCCCATAGAAGCAGCAACAGCAATCCCAATAAACAATGGTAGTGTCAGAATACGCCAACTAGGGACGAAATTGTACCAAACCATTAACCCTAGCAAAATCATTCCCGAAACTAAAAAATCCACGAAGCTGACAACTACAGTGCTTATCGGTACAATCAACCGTGGAAAATAAACTTTTGAAATTAAGTTGGAGTTAGAGATGAGGCTATTACTACATTCAGAGAGAGAATTAGCAAAAAACTGCCAAGGCAACATTGCAGCAAAGACTAGAATTGGGTAGGGAGCACCCTGAGAAGGTAACTTTGCCAACTGCCCGAATACCACAGAAAAAACCACCATTGTCAGAAACGGACGGATCAATGCCCAAGCAATACCGATCGCAGTCTGCTTGTACCGTACAAGAATGTCTCGCCACGCCAGAAAATAGAACAATTCTCGGTAACGCCACAAGTCCTTCCAATACTGCCGTTCAATGCGTCCGGCTTCAAGAACTAACTCATGCTTTGTAGCTTCTTGACCATTCATCATTGGCTCATCCAACAAATTTAAAATCCTCCATGCACCTATTACCAACTTTTCTTGAGTGCCGCAAACTAAACTCTCCTACAGATGGATTCCCTTGTAGAGGAATCACTCCCATTGCCTGCTGCCAAAGTTCTAGAGGTGCAACAGACAACTCATAAATGTTATCCCCTTTCCGCACGTGATACCATTTTGTCTCCTGACAGTGTTGGCACCAAAAAGCCTCCAACCATTCACCAGTTAAAAGTACCGTGGTTTTGCGCCCTATTAACAATAGAGAACTCTTTCGCCCCATCCCTCGTTGCTGAAGTTGTCCAGCCTTATCTGCAAATAACGTGTATTTTTGGCTGACGCTATCAAGATTGCAACCATGTATTGGGCAATAAATAGCCCGCCGTTTTGAACGCTTGCGATTTCGGTCACACCTTCTCTGCATTTCAACCTCCTTTATCAACAGATAATACACAGACAAATTGAAGGTTTTGTGGGGGAGGGACTGAGATCCAAAGACCATCGAAGCCCGCTCCTATAATTTAAGTTGAGATATTTAATTTCAAAAAGGTTTGTCTAGCGCTACAGCAATGTCTTCTACGAGATTTTACAGAACTTTGTCCTCCTCCCGAAACTTGTTTTGATTTGCCAAGCCTAGATTTCCCAAAAAATACTCATTGCTAATATTTTAGCAACAAAACTTAACAAGTATTTTTTTTGAAGAGAGTTCTATTGCAACTATTTCGCTATGCAGTTAAGCCCTCGATTCGTCTAAACTTAAGCCATCTTAAGTATCGCATCTACCAAATAAGTTGCCCTAAAATGAATTGCTTAACAAATAATCAAACTTTAGATTTTGGTAAGTTAGTTAGTATAGCGTTATGCTTCATTAAGCCATCTGTTAGCTAGGCATACTACTCTCCGTGTTTTTAAATTGACATTTATATAATATTGCTTAGTTAAAATTTTGCTATTCGTAAAACTACTGAATCATAGTTTTATATGCAGTTAATATAAGTAAAATCACTAAAGCGGGAAAACTTAATATGTTACATCTCTTTATAAAGAGAGGGGTCGGAGTCCAATCGCTGCACATCAGAGATAAGTACTATACTCTCCACATCTTCTCAGGTTAGGACTTCTATATTTCGTACACCTATAAATAGATGCTACTTTCCTAAGTCTCTAATCCTCTTATCTCCTCTCCCCCTTGTCCCAATAACTCTACAAAATAGCTTCCTGCAATACCCTGAGATACTGCTTCGATATCACCTGAGGAGTGAAATGGCACTCAACATAATCGCGTGCGGCTTGACCCATCTTTTGTGCAAACTTCTTATCTCGACTCAACTCAAGAATAAATTCAGCTAAACCAAGACTATCCGTGTTCTCAAACGTCTTTCCACAATTTCCATGTGCAATCAGTTGTTTTAAGTATGATTGCTCTGGACAAATAACAGCGACAGGTCGTCCTGTTGCAAGAGCAGGGTAAAGTTTGCTTGGTGCAACTAAACTTTCCATACCGGGGTCTACACTAACCAGAGATAGATCGCAAGCCGTCAGGGAATAAGGTAACACGTTTTTTTCCTGATATGGAAGAAATAGAAAATTATTCAGATTTAATCGCTCTGCCTCTTTAATAAGTTCCTCACGTTTAGCTCCACCACCAATACACACAAATTGGATAGGCTCATCCTGCAAGTATTTAGCAGCTTCTAACATTGTGTGTACATCATGGCATCGACCTAAGTTACCTGAGTATAAAACTGTAAATTTATTTACTAGTTTATATTGATGAGCAAACCAGTTATCTTCTTTGTTAATAGGCACAATAAAGTCTGGATTTGCCCAACTGTGAATCACAGAAATTTTATGAGCAATTTCCGGATAATTGGACGCCACTTGTCGTTTCATTGCAGGACTAAGAACAACGATCCCCTTAGCCTTTTTTAAAATCTGCGTATTGACAGCCTTCCAAAATTTAGCAATCCAGTGGCGTTTTGGTATCACATCCAAAGCGATCGCAATATCTGGATAGAGGTCATAGAGTATACAAACATAAGACAACCCAAAAAAAATATGTGCAAGATACCCCAAGACTGGTAAGAATGGAGGAGCCGTTGTTAGTAAGGCAACATTACGACGCCGAGCAGCATTGAACAAATAGAAGGCAGCACGTAGGGTAAATAAAATACCGTTGATCGCTTTGCCACGAATTCGTTGAGGGCAGAGTTGAGTAGTACGAGAACGTCGAATTTTTAACCCACCTGACTGTTCGACTTGAGGAGCACTATCAGACTTAAACGCATAACCTGGTTGACCAGTGAAGACTTCAATATCTACCCCTTGTTTTTCCAATTGCCGAACCAATTCATCAATTAACTGTCCAGTAGCAGCAAAGTCTGGGGGAAAAAACTGAGTAATAACGGACAACTTAATAAATTGCTCTATCCCTAAAAAATCACTTACATTGATATGCTGGGAGAGATCATAGTCTGGTTGAACGAACTGTTGTAGTCTTTCACTCTGTGTCATAGATGGTATGCTCTTGCAGATGGAAACTGTAATACGTTTTGAAAAAACACTTTTTAGGCTAATGCTTTTGCTGCAAGTACTTCACTAGGAAATAAAATTCCTATTACAAGTCCAGATTTATTAAAATATGAACTTTTAAGTTTATACCTTTTCTATATGAAGATGCATAGAAAGAACCCTACCGCCTATGGCACCTGTCCTTAGTAAGGGGAGGTTAGGAGGGGGAAAATCGTGTGCAGCTTCATAATAAATTGGTATTATTTAGGACATTTTATATAGTTCGCAGTACTTATATTACGTAGTTGCGATACCCAAAAAAAATGAGGGTATTACATCTATAGCAACCCCCGCTTTAGAAGATCTACAAACTTTGTACAATATAGTACTTAATAAGCTTTAGCCAATTCAAACATTTAACTAGAAAACTAGTGCTCTAGTTAATAGGATTTTCCCAGTCTTCAGTAGACAAAACTGTAAATTAATTAAACCAAATATTTGATTGCTTGTTGATATGGTATATGTATTATTCCTTGTGCTTTCACATTCACATGGACATATACATGATACTCTTTTTACACAGTATAGATATTGGTAAAAATACTGAATTTTAGATATTACTCGAAGTAAGGAAAGCTGAGAAAAAGAATTTAGCACTTAATTTAAGCTCATTATAGATGTTGACTAAAAGCTGAATAAATTCTTTTTTAGTTATTTTCTCTAATTTATACTTGATTTTCTACTTATTAGGTTTGGTGGTTTTAGCAACTTTACCCTAGAATCAAACATTACTAATTAAACTAGTATATTAGTAAATAAATATACAAGTATCTTGAACATATTACGCAATAGAATAACGCCAACTCGATTGCAATAGAGTAGAATTAACAACAGATAAAAGCATAAGGTGATGGAGGGCAAACAGTTTTACTCTTTCTACATATAAGCAAAAACTTCATTTATAGTGACTCTTAGAGAAATTGAAAAGTTCCTAACACAGTTTTGAGCACTTCTTTTCTATGGAACAAAGAGGTTTTATGATGTTACCCGAGCGTTTACACGTTGATGAAAACGTTTGTTGAGTTCAATTGGCGTCACTGCCTAAATAGAAATTATGTTGCCATGATTCCTTTGATAATCAAGCAACTTGCATGATGTAATTTGCCTATTTCAATCCTTAACGTCCTTTTGGAGCAGGATTTGGAAAAAGAAAAACCTCAACCCAAAGGTTAAGGCTTGTAAAATTAATGTAGGAACACTACATATGGGTTTCCAGTTACTCTCCTGCTTTAAAATAGTGCAACTACAGACTAGTAACTCAAGAGATTTTATCTTTCACTAAGAAACGATCTCGAAATCGTTTCCAGTGAGAGATGGGTTGTTGGCAATGGTGGCAAACTGAGCACCTGTACCAAAACCAGAGGTTACCCCATCTTGGTTGTAGAACAATTTACCGTTACCAGAATTGTATACAATCTTAGCTGTACTGATTGATGCTGCAAAATCATCTGTCACTATTGCAAATTCATTCGTTACATTGAAACCAATACCTACTCCACTGTTAAGAGCAGTGAAGGTGGTCTTATCAAGTATTATCTTGTCAGAATTAGAGGTAAAGTCACTAATCCTGTCAATTCCAACAGCACTGGCAACAAAAGCAGCATTTGAATTAAAGAGGAAGCGATCGCTATCAAGACCACCAGTAAGGATATCATTACCAGATCCACCATCTAGAGTATCATTGCCACTATCACCAAATAGAGAATCATTACCATCTCCGCCAGATAAGTTGTTAGCAAGGCTGTTAGCTCCAATGTTGTTATCAGAAGCGTTACCTGTACCGTTAACTGCATTGCTACCTATGAGATAAAGATTTTCTACATAAGTAGGTAACACATAGCTTGTAAATGCGCGAACGATATCTATACCACCAGTACTAGTTTCTCCCTTGATGATATCGCTAGCACTATCAACATAGTAAATGTCATCGCCGTTACCTCCAATCATAGTGTCACTACCAGCGCCACCGACTAGAGAGTCATTGCCATTCCCGCCATCAAGAGTGTCATCACCA
It encodes the following:
- a CDS encoding FkbM family methyltransferase: MNILKKVKNRYNSITSAKSFSLNQLDLKLKKYLNYKHGFFIEAGANDGINQSNTLYFEKNQNWKGLLIEPIAELAYRCKINRPKCIIENCALVHFDYESNYIEMRYSNLMSLVKGAMKSEEKEIEHIRRGCELQDIESYEVQVPARTLNSILEQHIIEKIDFLSLDVEGFELSVLQGIDFDKYRPAWMLVEARYRDEIDSFLKQLYEPVAELSHHDVLYKNLKF
- a CDS encoding ABC transporter ATP-binding protein, which gives rise to MSDIVIKVENLGKKYIINHQQQERYTALRDVIIHRTKTLFNPFQKNKEQIQNSTKEEFWALKNVSFEIKQGDRVGIIGRNGAGKSTLLKILSRIVEQSTGKISIKGRVASLLEVGTGFHPELTGRENIFLNGAILGMSKNEIQRKFDEIVAFSEVEKFLDTPVKRYSSGMYVRLAFSVAAYLEPEILIVDEVLAVGDAAFQKKCLGKMESVSKDGRTILFVSHQMAALQNLCQRAILLKRGEVIFNDKTDVVVTKYLAETSNLMQTPLSERKDRHGTGDIRFTSIFLYDEFGNSINSFYSGQTVRIVFEYENFQNFELSNVYFAIGLNDNFGNRIIFFSNELTNYTFPNIPPGLGKMAIDIYKLPIVQGRYTVTIYCTVSGTISDWIQDAGTINVEQGDYYGTGKLPNSSQGICLANYKILLL
- a CDS encoding acyltransferase, which codes for MAQVNYQIHLKVFVWPIIKYSCYKNALFKIFKGTMLHKMFFFIKMKFSQWKKTIKYYHLKLYLKSHNIDIKNKNLNLQGEVIIEISKSTKFTIGSNVTLSNCSIYMSDNSELAIGDNSILKGVTIYLEKTSIFQVHKQVLIEQINPFPQNIHLINASIEIGQASRIRCSILAQNGGKVTIGQKTFINQGTQIRCDRSVLIGDYTLISYEVDIFDTNTHCTDWRERRHAITQSPLHTILGEPSPISKPIVIGNDCWIGKRAAILKGVTLGDKTIVGLGAIVTSSIPEESIAYGNPAKWKNQSHSIN
- a CDS encoding ABC transporter permease, translated to MNGQEATKHELVLEAGRIERQYWKDLWRYRELFYFLAWRDILVRYKQTAIGIAWALIRPFLTMVVFSVVFGQLAKLPSQGAPYPILVFAAMLPWQFFANSLSECSNSLISNSNLISKVYFPRLIVPISTVVVSFVDFLVSGMILLGLMVWYNFVPSWRILTLPLFIGIAVAASMGAGLWLASLNVQYRDFRFVVPFIVQFGLYISPVGFSSSIVPENWRLLYSLNPMVGVIDGFRWAVLGGERHLFLPGFILSLGLVALLLLSGIWYFRKMERTFADVI
- a CDS encoding glycosyltransferase family 4 protein, with the protein product MTQSERLQQFVQPDYDLSQHINVSDFLGIEQFIKLSVITQFFPPDFAATGQLIDELVRQLEKQGVDIEVFTGQPGYAFKSDSAPQVEQSGGLKIRRSRTTQLCPQRIRGKAINGILFTLRAAFYLFNAARRRNVALLTTAPPFLPVLGYLAHIFFGLSYVCILYDLYPDIAIALDVIPKRHWIAKFWKAVNTQILKKAKGIVVLSPAMKRQVASNYPEIAHKISVIHSWANPDFIVPINKEDNWFAHQYKLVNKFTVLYSGNLGRCHDVHTMLEAAKYLQDEPIQFVCIGGGAKREELIKEAERLNLNNFLFLPYQEKNVLPYSLTACDLSLVSVDPGMESLVAPSKLYPALATGRPVAVICPEQSYLKQLIAHGNCGKTFENTDSLGLAEFILELSRDKKFAQKMGQAARDYVECHFTPQVISKQYLRVLQEAIL